The Sporomusaceae bacterium DNA segment CGACGATGGCGCCTTCCTTTATGCGGTCGATGAGACCGAATTCGCCGATTTCGCTGAGATGCATCATATCACCGTCTCATAAAAATCCGTGTTTGGTTTATACTACCATTTCACAGTTTAGTATACCACGCCGGCAAAAAAAGTTGTACCAGGCGAAGGATTATGCCTGGCCGCTGTTTAATTCTGTAATATTATTCCTCTTGGGAAGGATGTCCGCCGATGCAGCTGCTCCGCCTGCGCATCCCCAACATCGACCGGGTCGGGCTGGTTCTCGATATCTCGCAGGTGCTGGCTGCCCGCCGTTTTAATATCCTGACGATGGAGGTCGAGCCCAACACCGTTTTCCTGGAAACCGAGATGACCGTGCCGGCGGATAAAGACTCCGTCATCGCTGCCCTCAAATCCATCCCCCAGGTTATCGACGCGCTCGAGATCGACCTTATGCCCCACCAGGAGAAGGCCGAACAGATCAAGGCGGTGCTTGCCTCGGTCGGCGAGGGCATCGTCGCCATAAACCACCACGGCGAGGTTACCCACTATAACCCGGCGGCGGAAATGATCGTCCGCCTCCCCTACCAGGAGGTCATCGGCCGCCCACTGGCCGAGATTTCGCCCGATCTGCCCCTGCTGGAGACGCTGCGTACGGGGGCGGTTTATAACAACCGCGAGATTGTCCTCGAAAGGACCAAGAGCCACTACCTGGCCAGCGGTCGCCCCATCCTGGGAGCACGGGGCCGGATAATCGGCGCGGTGGCCGTCCTCAAGGATATCAGCGACGTGCGGGAACTTGTCTATACCGTTACCGGGCAGATGATGTTCACCTTCGACGAGATTCTATATACCAGCGCCGCGATGCAACAGGTGGTCACGGTGGCTAAAACCATCGCCCGCGGCGACTCCACGGTGCTCATCCGCGGCGAGACGGGCACCGGCAAGGAGCTGTTCGCCCGCGCCATCCATGCCGCTTCCCCTCGGGCCGACAAGGTCTTCGTGCCTCTCAACTGTGCCGCCGTCCCCGACACGCTGTTGGAAAGCGAGCTGTTCGGTTACGAGGAAGGATCCTTCACCGGCGCGGTGAAGGGCGGCAAGCAGGGCCTGTTCGAGTTCGCCAACAACGGCACCCTCTTTCTCGACGAGATCGGCGAGCTGTCCTCCCACCTCCAGGCCAAGCTGCTGCGGGTGTTGCAGGACGGCAAGGTGCGCCGCCTGGGCGGCACGCGGGAGAATACCGTAAATGTGAGGATACTGGCGGCCACCAACCGGCATCTCGAGGAGATGATCGCCAAGGGCGCCTTCCGAGAAGATCTTTATTACCGGCTTAACGTTATTCCTCTTTTCCTCCCGCCATTGCGGGAGCGGCACGAGGATATCCCTATCCTCGTGCAGTATTTCCTGAAGAGGTTCGCCGCCAAGCTCCAGAAGCCCGTCGACGCCATTAGCGAGACGGCGCTCGCCAAGCTGACCGCCTACCACTGGCCGGGCAATATCCGCGAACTGGAGAATGTCATTGAGCGGGCGGTCAACATCGTCGGCGACAAGATTATCCTCACCGGCCATATCGTCCTCGATCAGGGTCAGACCCCCCTGCCGCGGGGCGCTGCCGCTCCCGAACGCCCGCTGGAGGAGACGCTGGACGAAGTGGAGCGGGATGTGCTGCTGCAAGCCCTCAAACGCTACCGGACTTCGCGGCAGATCGGGGCAATCCTCGGCCTTTCCCACACCGCCGTCCTAAAAAAGCTGCGTAAACACGGCCTGTCGATAGGGAAAAAAAGCGATAGAAGGGGTTAGCATGCGACCTACCTACGCCGAGATCGATCTGGCGGCCATCCGCCACAACATCCGCCAGGTACGCGAAGCTGCGGGCCAGGCGGTCAAGCTCGTGGCCGTCGTCAAGGCGAACGCTTACGGCCACGGGGCCGTGAAGGTGAGCCGGGCGGCCCTGGAGGCCGGCGCCGACTGTCTGGCGGTGGCTCTCCCGGAAGAAGGCGCCGAACTCAGGGGGGCCGGTCTGGCGGTGCCGATCTTCGTTCTTGGCCTCACCCTCCCGGACCAGGCAAAGCTGGTGGTCGACTACCACCTCATCGCCACGGTCGCCACGATGGACAGTATCAGAGCCCTTTCCCACGCCGCCCGTGACGCCGGCCGCCGCTGCCGCATCGTGCTCAAGACCGACACGGGCATGGGCCGCATCGGCGTTGCCCCCGTGCAGCTCGAGGAATTCCGCCAGTACATCCAGGCCAGCCCCGGCGTGGAACTCGTCGGCGTCTTCACCCACCTCGCGACGGCCGACGCGGCCGATAAAACCTATGCCGAAAAACAGCTCGCCGCTTTCCGGGCCGCCGTTGACCGGCTGGCCGCCAAAACCAGCCTGCCCTATGTTTCGGCCGCCAACAGCGCCACCGCCATCGATCTCCCTCTGGGCCGTTTCAACACCGTCCGGACGGGCATCGTCATCTATGGCCTGCCGCCTTCCCGCGAGATGCACAAAAGCCTCGACCTCCGTCCCGCCATGCAGCTGAAAACCCGTATCGCCTTTATCAAGGAGGTTTCCGCCGGCACCCCGGTTAGTTACGGGTGTACCTATACTACCGAACGCCCCACCTTCCTCGCCACGCTGCCGGTGGGCTACGCCGACGGCTACAGCCGCCACCTGTCGAATAAGGCTTCCGTCCTGATCGGCGAAAAGCGCCGGCCGGTGGTCGGACGGGTGTGCATGGATCAGATAGTTGTCGACCTGGGAGCGGATGGGGATGCGGCCGTCGGCGACGAAGCAGTCCTTTTCGGCCGCCAGGGCAAGGAGGAGATTACGCTGACCGAACTCGCCGAGCTCGCCGGAACGATAAATTACGAGCTGGCCTGCGCCGTCAGCGCAAGGGTCCCGCGGGTGTTCGCAAACGAGTAACAGAAGTAAAAACCAAGAGCGCCCCGCAAATGCGGGGCGCTCTTGGTTTAGGCAATGTCAGACTGGTGAGAAAGGTCCAGATGCAAGGCGCACCGGAAGAGCGCGCCGCGCCGAGTACTTTGGGACGTACGCAAGCAAGCGCTCTGAGGAGCAACGCCGCAGATGGGCCTTTCTCACCAGTCTGAGCGCCCCGCAAATGCGGGGCGCTCCTGTAATCAGCACCTTTCGATCGGTTTGCCCAGGTACTCGCTGACGATCTTCATCGCGCAGTAGTTGCCGCACATCGAGCATGCCTCGGCGCCGTCGGGGTTGCGCTCCTTGCGGTAGCGGCCGGCCTTGACGGGGTCGATGGCGAGTTCGATTTGTTTTTCCCAATCGAGAGCTTTGCGGGCTTTGGCCATGGACAGGTCCCATTCCCACGCCCCTTTGACGCCTTTGACGATATCGGCGGCGTGGCCGGCGATGCGCGAGGCGATGACCCCTTCGCGTACGTCGTCGATAGTCGGCAGGCCGAGGTGTTCGGCCGGGGTGACATAGCAGAGGAAGTCGGCGCCGGCGGCGGCGGCCAGCGTGCCGCCGATGGCGGCGGTGATGTGGTCGTAGCCGGGAGCGACGTCGGTGACGAGCGGGCCGAGAACATAGAAGGGCGCGCCTTTGCAGATCTGTTTTTGCAGTTTGACGTTGGCCTCGATCTGGTTGTAGGGTACATGGCCGGGGCCTTCGACAAGCACCTGGACGCCTTTGGCCCACGCCCGGTCGACGAGTTCGCCGAGGGTGAGCAGTTCCTCGAGCTGAGCGCGGTCGGTGGCGTCGGCGAGACAGCCCGGCCGCAGGCCGTCGCCGAGACTGATGGTGACGTCGTAGGCGGCGCAGATGTCCATAAGTTCGTCGTAGCGCTCGTAAAGGGGGTTTTCCTTGTCGTTGTGGAGCATCCAGCCGGTGATGAAGGAGCCGCCGCGGCTGACGATGTCGGTGACCCGTCCCTGCTGGCGAAGCCTGGCGATGCTGGCCTGGGTGATGCCGCAGTGGATGGTCATGAAGTCGGCGCCGTCTTTGGCGTGTTTTTCGATGGTGCGGAAGATGTCGTCGCCCGTCATTTCGACGATCGAGCCTCTGTTTTTGATCGCCTCGACAGTGGCCTGATAGATGGGCACCGTGCCCACAGGTATCGTGGAGTGCTTGATGATCTCCCGGCGGGAGTAGTCGATGTTGTCGCCGGTACTGAGATCCATAACGGCGTCGGCCCCGGCGTCGATGGCGGCCTGGAGCTTGGCCAGTTCGGGCTCGACGGCGGGATAGGCGCTCGAGGTGCCGATGTTGGCGTTAACTTTGGTCTTGAGGCCAAGACCGAAGCCACGCGGTTCTAGGCTGGCGTGGTTGATATTCGCGCATATCGTCACCGTGCCGGCCGCCACCCGTTCGCGGATGCTTTCCGGCGCGATTCCCTCCTCGGCCGCCACCGCCGCCATAGCCGGGGTAATCTGGCCACTCAGGGCCTTTTTCATCTGAGTCGTCATCGCAAATCCTCCTACTAATCGTTTATGCAATAAAAAACAGCCATCCAACGAACGGTTAGATGGCTGCCAGTTGCCTGGTAAAACCCACTTCCCTACGCTGGTATTAACCAGAAATCAGGTTCCAAGGGTCGGCTTGCGCCTCTCAGCATTACGCTCCCCTAGTGGTGCGGTATTCGGTTGCAGTCTTATTTTACCAGATGCTATTGCGGCTCACAAGGACTTTTTAATGATCTTTTCCGACCTGCTCAGCGGTTCGCTGGTGTCCATATGGCCGTACAGGGTCTGGATCTTTCTGCCTTCGACCATGATCTGAACCTTGTAGATATCGGCGAATTCGGTCACGGTGTTGACGATGGCGCTCACGGCCAGGATTTCGCCGGCCGAGCCGCCGCTGCCGTTCTTGACGAGTTTGTCGTTGAAGTCCACGTAAGCGATATGGTCCTTGACGGTTATACCCCTGAGCTTGGTCCCGGCGGGCAGGGCGCGGACAAGTTCGGGGGTTTTCGGCCCGGCCAGCAGCTGCTCTACGGCAGCCTGGACGGGTTGGTCTGTTTTCGGGAGAGTGTGGGTTTCCGGCACGAGAAATGCGGCGTCTTGGGTGGCGTGGTATACAGTGACGGACATCGTCTCGGCGGCCGGCGGTGTCGCCTGTTTCTCCGGCTGCTTGGCGCCGGGCGGTTGGCCGGTGACAGCCTGGTCGGGTTCACAGCCTGCCGCGAAGAGCGCGATGAGGAAGACGGCCACTAATGCAATATATCTGCTGCGATTGGACATCACCATTCACCCCCCTTGGTGGCTGCCTGGGCAAAGAAGCTTTCAATGCCCTGGACGATGCCTTCGGCCATCTTCTGCTGGAATTGGGGACTGGCCAGCAGTTTTTCCTCGGCCGGATTGGACAGAAACGCCATCTCGACGAGCGCAGCCGGCATTGTGGTGCGCTTGATCACGTAGAAGTTCGCCGGCAGGGTCCCTTTGTCCTTCAGACCGCCAGCCTCCAGCATGCCTGCCTGGAGGTTGTTTGCCAGCAGGTAATCGTAGCGGGTCTTCTGGTAGAAATATGTAGAGGTGCCGTCGGCGCTACGGTTGGCGGCGGCGTTGGAGTGGATGCTGACGAATATGTCGGCTTTTTTGACGTTGGCGATGGTGGCTCTCGCCTTGAGTTCATCGACGGCCGATGCGTTGGGGCCGAAGACGTCGCGGTCATCCTGGTGGGTCATGACGACTTTAGCTCCCGCCTTGTCGAGAAGCGCCTTGACTCTGAGGGCGACAGCAAGGTTGACGTTCTTTTCCCTGCTGCCCGCCAGGCCGACTGCGCCAGGGTCGCTGCCGCCGTGGCCGGGATCGAGGACGATGGTCTTGCCTTTCAAACCCGCGGTGAAGTTGAATTTGGCCGGGGGCAGGGGCTGGTTGATATCGATAACCACGCGATTCGGTTTCTTGTTGGGAATGTCCTGCGGCAGGGTAAATACCTTGTATTCCCCTTCGTCGACCATCAGTGGCAGTTCCACCGTTATGACGGTGTTCCGGTCGTCTTCGGATTTCATGCTGATGCTGTCGGCGATGCGGCCGTCAAGGTCGATTTCGGTGTCTGTCTGGCCTGGAACCGCACCTTTGACGTTGACAACGAGGCGTGGCGTGGGCGAGGCGGAAACCGTGCCGCTGACCTGAACAGGGCCGGTTGTGTCGATGACAAGGCGAAGCCTGCCGGCGCCGGTGACGGCGTCGGTGTGGTTGGCCCAGCGGATCTGTGTCAGCTGTTGACCGCCGGGAGTGATCGAGGCGCCGGCGGTTTTGCCGACGACGGCCAGCAGTTTGCTGCCGGGCTGGTAGGCCACTGGAGACGTCGGCGCTTTGGCCGCGTAGCCCGCCGAGGAGACGGCCAGCACAACACTAATTACCAGGAAACAGAGGACGCGGCGCAACACAACACCTCCCTATTGCGACGTGTTATGTTACAGTTCGCCTTTTATAGTCAAATTCCTGCCAGTTTCATGTCTGATTTTTTATGTTACGCTCACAACTTGTCTGTAAACTGTTTATTTAAAGCTAAAAAGGAAAAATAAGGAGGCGGCAATACCGCCTCTTTTAGGTTGCAGATGGGGCTTTATCAACGGCCGCTGTTCAATAATTTGCGCAGCAGGTCCTCCGCCTCCGCTTTGGCCGCGCGGGTCGCCTCGCGATCGACGCTCATGGACAGCCACAGGACATCTCCCTCCGCGGTTTCCTCCGGGAGGACCGCCCGCGGCCAGGACACGGATTCTTCGGCGTCACCCACGAGCAGGACCGCTTTTTCGCCTTCAAATCTGTCTAATACCGCCCTTACGCGCATGTCATTTCTCCTTGGTAATGGTGTAGGTTTTGCCGTCGCTGGCGATGGTGACCGTGCCGTCGGTGTCGGTGCGGTAGATCTTCAGCTTTTGGTCCCCGTAGCGTTTCATGAGCGACGGGTGGGGATGATGGTATTCGTTGTTCGCCCCGACTGGGATGACAGCCGCCTCGGGAGCGACAGCCTTGAGGAAAGCGGGCGAGGACGAGGTGCGGCTGCCGTGGTGGCCGCTTTTCAGCACCTGGCTTTTCAGGCCTGCGCCGTATTTTTTGACTATGGCCGCCTCGGCTTCCTGCTCGGCGTCGGCGGCGAGCAGCAGCGCAAAGCCGCCGTAAGCGAGCCGGGCGACGATCGAGTTGTTGTTGAGGCCGGCGTCGCTGGCGAAGAGTGGCACGGGCGGATTCAGTATCTTGAGCGTGCCGCCGCCGATGTCGATTTCTTTGCCGTCGGCGAGCAGCGCGAAGGGGATGCTCTTTTTCTGCACGGCTGTGAGGTATTGACGATAGAGGGCGCTGGTGGTTGTCTGTCCGCTGTCGTAGACCCGCTTGACGGTGAAGTTGTCGAGGATGGCGACGGCGCCGCCGATGTGGTCGGCGTGAGGATGGGTGACGATAAAGGTGTCGATTGTTTGGACGCCCTGCTTCTTTATGTAGGCAACCAGCTTGTCCCTGGCCGGAACGTCGCCGCTGTCGATCAGGGTGACTTGACCGGGGGTGCGGATGAGGATGGCGTCCCCCTGCCCGACGTCGATGACGTTGACCACCAGGTTGTCCACCTTGGCACGGTCGGCCGCAGGCGCGCCGCACCCGGCCGCGATAACCAGCGACAGCGCCAGCGCGGCAAGGGCGAATGCCCAGCTTCGTCTGAACTGCATCTTCTTCCTCCTCGGCTTTTGCGTTGTAGACGGCTTATCTTGCTGCATTGCCAATTATTATATACCAGGGCGGCAATTAAAAAAATAGGCACACGAGCGCCTATCCGCAAGTCAAAGCAGAATGAGCCCCAGGCTAATCCTGATGGCCTCGTCCACTTTCGTCATGACTTCTTCGCTCAAATGAGTAATTTTCTCTTTCAAGCGGCGTTTATCGATTGTTCTGAGCTGTTCCAGCAGTATGACCGAATCTTTGTCGAGGTTGAACTGTTTGGCGCTGATCTCAACGTGGGTTGGCAATTTCGCCTTGGATATCTGGGATGTGATAGCGGCGACGATAACGGTAGGACTATATTTATTGCCAACATCGTTCTGAATGACCAGCACGGGCCGGTGTCCACCCTGTTCCGATCCGACCACCGGGCTCAGGTTTGCATAATAAATGTCCCCGCGCTTAACGATCATCCTATTCACGCTCCACTAGCAAGGTGGGCATCATCTCGTACACTTCCACATCGGCGGTAAGGCCTTCCTCGGCCAAAGACAGGTTGATGACGGCCATTTCCTGATAGCCTTTGCGCATCAAATCTCTAACAGCCTTGCGTTTGCGTTCCTCGATGTAAAGGCGCATGGCTTCCCGCACGAATTGGCTGCGACTAAGCTTTTCCATGGCAATAAAGCCGTCGACTTCCTGCAGCAAGCTGTTAGGGATGCTTATCATGATACGCTTTAACTCGGCCACACCATCACCCCCGCCTCAGGTTATGCACGATATAACATAATATATAATCATTATATGAGTATTGATATACGAATGTCAATGATGCCGCTATACTGAAAAGCCGTTTTAAGCCTGTCAATCGCTGGATTCCCGCTTGTACTGTATCATGGTTAAGTATGCATTGGCAAGACGCAAATTATGCCGAAAAACGCAAATGTTGGCAACCGCGTTCAGGTGTTGTGCAGGGAGGCGATGGCTGCCGGGAGCGCCGCAAGGAGGTCGCCGGCCGCCATTCCGATCACCCCTGCACGGGATGCTGTCCCGCCCGCCAGGCCGTGGAGGAATACGCCGGCGACGGCGGCGTCGTGGCTGGTGAGGCCCTGGGCGACGAGGGCGGCGATGACGCCGGTGAGCACGTCGCCGGCGCCACCGGTGGCCAGGGCGGCGTTGCCGGTGGTGTTGATGAATACTTCGCCGTCAGGATAGGCGATGACTGTGCCCGGTCCTTTGAGCACGACGATGGCGGCCAGGGCGGCGGCCGCGTCGCGGGCTGCCGAGAGCCGGTCGGCGTTGATGACCGCCAGGGGGCGCCCCGTCAGGCGGGCAAGTTCGCCTGGATGGGGCGTGAGGACGGCGAGGGCTTCGGTTTCGAGCAGGATTTCGGTGTGGCCGGCGAGGGCGTTGAGGCCGTCGGCGTCGATGACGAGCGGGCAGCGGACGCTGCGCACGATTTCCCTTACTGCGGCGAAAGTTTCCTCGGCGCGGCCGAGGCCCGGCCCGACAGCCAGGACGTCTGCGGTTTCGGCGAGGGCGGCGATTTCTCCGACGGCCGCCAATCCGATGATGCCGTTGGTCTCTTCGGGCAGCGGCCTGGTCATTACTTCGGTCAGCTTGACTTCCATTATAGGGTTGAGGCCGGCGGCGATTCCCAGCGTCACCAGACCAGCCCCGGCGCGCACCGCCGCCATCGCGGCGAGGGCGGCGGCGCCGGTGAGCCCCGGCGATCCGGCGGCGAGCGCGACCCGGCCTCCGGTGCCTTTGTGGGCCCAGGGGGCGCGCGGCGGCAGGAGGCGCCGGACAAGCCCGGCGGTGACGGTGTTTTGCCGGATGGCGCCGTCGGCGAGGAGCGCGGGCGGCAGGCCGATGTCGGCGACGGTCAGCGAGCCGGCGTGGGCTGCGCCGGGCTGAAAGAGGAGGCCCGGTTTCGGCAGCCCGAAGGTGACGGTATGGGTGGCGCTGACAGCTACACCCCGCACGCGGCCGGTGTCGGCGTCGATGCCGGTGGGGATGTCGGCGGCGACGACGGGCTTGCCGGCGGCGTTGATTATCTTGGCGACCGCGGCGAGGTCGCCGCCGACTTCGCCGCTGAAGCCGGTGCCGAGCAGGGCGTCGACCAGGCAGTCGGCGAAGGCGGTCGCAAGGGCCGCTTTGTCGCAGTCGCGCTCGCCGACGATTTCGATCACTTCGGTACCCATCTTCAGGAGGATGTCGAGGTTGGCGAGGGCGTCGCCGCCGACGGCGCTTTTCGCCCCCAGCAGGAAGACCTTGACCTTGGCGCCGCGGGCTGCCAGATGGCGGGCGGCTACGGAGCCGTCGCCGCCGTTATTTCCTTTGCCGCAGAATATGCATACTTTCTTGTCAGCCGTGCCGCCGAGGATGTCGGCTACCTTGCGGGCCACTTCGCCGCCGGCGTTCTCCATGAGGGCAATGCCGGCGAGGCCGTATTGGTTCATGGCCTGTTCGTCGATGCGGCGCATCTCCGCTGCCGTAGTCACCTTCACGGTTGTTCGCCTCCCCACAGGACAGCTTGCGCGGCCGCGTATTCGCGGGCGTGGCTCAACGAGATGTGGACGGCGGTCACGCCCATTTTTGCGGACAATTCACCGAAGCAGCCGTGGAGTTTCACTGTCGGCCGTCCGTTGGCGTCCGCCAGTATCTCGACGTCTTGCCAGGTGCCTGCCGACAGTCCGGTGCCGAACGCTTTCATGACCGCCTCTTTGCCGGCGAAACGGGCGGCATAGGAGGCAGGCCTCTGCACGCCCCGCCTGTCGCAATACTCGCGCTCGGCGGCGGTGAAGACGCGGCGGACGAAGCTGTCCCGCTCTACGGCCGCCCCGATGCGGTCGATTTCGATGATGTCGATGCCGATACCCACTATCACGCGGGCCACCTCGTTTCGCAGTGTTATGGGTCTATTATTCCGTTTTCGGCGGCGCATTCCCTGCCTACATGGGTAATTTTCCCTTTATCGTCGGTCTGCATGTTTCACATTTTTGTCACAACTGCGTCATATTTTTGCCAAATTGGTTTTTTATAATAAAAGCAAATAAACCTCAAGGAGGAACAAACATGAAAAAGACAATCGCCTATGTAACCCTCGTAGCAATGGTGCTGGTGGTCGCCGCCTCGCTGGTCGTGAGCGCCGCCCCCGCCCAGAATCCGCCTCCCGGCCCGCAGCGCCAGGCCATCACCCTCACCGACGACCAGAAGAAGGAACTCGCCCCGCTCTATGACAAGATGTTCGAGACCAGGAAAGAGATCATGCAGAAATACGTCGACTTCGGCTACATGACCCAGGAACAGGCCGACCAGCGCGCCGCCTGGATGAAAGAGCGCATGAGCCAGGGATACGGCCCCGGCATGATGGGCAAAGGCTTCGGCAGAGGCCATGGGATGGGCAAAGGCCCCGGCTTCGGCCAGGGCGGACGCGGCCCCTGCTTCCAGCAGCCGCAGCAGCCGGCCGCCAACCAGTAGCAACTGAAAAAGAAGCCCTTGCTGACGCAAGGGCTTCTTTTTTATACGAAATATTCCACCTTGGCCGCCGGAAAATACATATCTGCCTGCTCACGCATGGAGTCGCCGATGGCGCGCATTATGGCGGGGTCATAGACGTATTTGCCGTAGCCGAACTGGCCGAATTTGTACTTGCGCTCTTCCTCGTCCATGGGCAGGCCGGTTTCGGGGAAGATGGCGGCGATGTTGGCTTTGGCCCGTTTGGTGAAGCGATGGGTGATGAATTCGAAGGTCAGGTCCTGCGCGGCCGCTTCCGGCAAGGCCTCGGCCAGCCTGCGGAAGAGGGCGCCGTAATCCTCCCGCCAGGCAGGGTAGTGAAAGATGGGGGCGATGATGAAGCCCAGCGGGTACCCTGCCCCGGCCACCTGCGCAGCCGCCGCCACCCTTTCCGCCAGGCCAGGGGTGCGGTGCTCGTACTGGCGGATGACGGCAGCGGTGTTAAGGCTGAAGCGGAAGCGGGTGTGGCCATTGTGGGCGGCGTCCAAGAGCGGCGCCACGTCGACGTGCTTGGTGACAAAGCGGAACCTTCCCAGGGGTTCGCGGCCGAAATGCTCTATTGTGGTGCGCAAAAGCCCGGTGAGGTATTCGGTGGGGATGGGGTCGGAGGTTGCCGCCCCCTCGAATACGGTTATTTCCGGGGCACGCGCCGCGATATATTCACCGGCTTTGGCCAGTATGTCCGCGATATTCACGTATACTCTCAGGTACGGCCGCCTGCCCAGGGTGGTGGCGAGGTAGCAGTATTCGCACATGCCCGGGCAACTGGTGTTGAGCGGCAGCTGGTAGTGGGCCGACGGCTTGCAGGTCGCGAAGTCGGCGCTTTTTCGCACCCCGACCACCAGCGTCCGCTTGGCCTCACGGTAGGCCTCGCCTGCGGTTTTGCCAGGCAGCCCGGTCACGCGGTTATGCGAGCCGGTGAGCTGAACCGGCACTTTGATCGACCGCAGGCTGTCGTACAGCTTGCGGCCCAGAGGGTAATCCAGGGATGCCGGTTCGAAATAGGCCCTGGCGGGAACGAAACGTTGCATGCGTCCACCCCTCGCGCGTTTTTTTCGCTGATAGTATCCCCTCGCGGGAAATTTTCCATCAGCACTGGCGAAAGTATCGGCAGGGCTATAGAATAATAATAAGCATCCTGACAGGAGGTTTCGATCTGTGTTTCCCCTCCGCGACAACATCCCGTCCCGCGCATGGCCGCTGGTAACCGTTGCCCTCATCGCCGCCAATTTTTATATTTTCTATCAGGAACTGCTCCTCAGCGACGTCGCGCTGGGCAAATTCATCAACACCTGGGGCCTCGTGCCGGCGGATTTTATCGCCCGGCTGGTCCGCGAGCCCTTGCAGCCTGCGACGTATGCGCCGCTCTTCGCCAATCTCTTTCTCCACGGCGGCTGGATGCACATCCTCGGCAATATGTGGTATCTGTGGATTTTCGGCGATAATATCGAAGACAAGCTGGGCAAAATCCGCTTTCTCCTTTTCTATATTCTGTGCGGCGTAATCGCCAACGCAGCCCAGATCGTCGTCGACCCCGGCTCCACCATCCCGACGGTCGGGGCCAGCGGCGCCATTTCCGGCGTGCTGGGCGGCTATCTCATGCTTTTCCCGCGGGCGCGCATCGCCACTCTCGTGCCTCTTTTCCCCATCTTCCCCATCCTCCAGATACCAGCCCTGCTTTTCCTGCCGCTATGGTTCTTCCTCCAGCTTTACCAGGGGGCCGCCGCCCTGTTTATGGCCGGCGCGAATATCGCCTGGTGGGCGCATATCGGCGGCTTCGCGGCCGGCTTTGTGCTGGTCAGAATCGTTAAGGCTTAGTATAATCGGGCCTCTTCCCGGCCAACCTATCTGCAAACGGCAAAGGAGTTGGCGCTGTGTTGCAGAAACTATCGCCCTGGCTGGCGGCCGGGCTAACCACCGGGCTCGTCGTCACCTTGGGGCTATGGCTTACGGCGGCCATTTTTTTCAATACCTTCATCATCGGTCAGCGCGTCGCCCCGGACCAGAAGATGGTCGCGGCGCTCATCGAAACCGGCCTCAACAACCCCGAAGTCCAGGCGGCGGTCAAGCACCAGGTCATGCTCTACCTGCGTTCGCCAGAGGGCAAGGCCCGCCTGGCGGAAATGATAAAGTCGCCGGAGATGGTCAAGGCCTTGTCGGAGAACATCCAGTCGCCCGAGATGCGGATCGCCATCCT contains these protein-coding regions:
- a CDS encoding type II toxin-antitoxin system PemK/MazF family toxin; amino-acid sequence: MIVKRGDIYYANLSPVVGSEQGGHRPVLVIQNDVGNKYSPTVIVAAITSQISKAKLPTHVEISAKQFNLDKDSVILLEQLRTIDKRRLKEKITHLSEEVMTKVDEAIRISLGLILL
- a CDS encoding NAD(P)H-hydrate dehydratase — translated: MKVTTAAEMRRIDEQAMNQYGLAGIALMENAGGEVARKVADILGGTADKKVCIFCGKGNNGGDGSVAARHLAARGAKVKVFLLGAKSAVGGDALANLDILLKMGTEVIEIVGERDCDKAALATAFADCLVDALLGTGFSGEVGGDLAAVAKIINAAGKPVVAADIPTGIDADTGRVRGVAVSATHTVTFGLPKPGLLFQPGAAHAGSLTVADIGLPPALLADGAIRQNTVTAGLVRRLLPPRAPWAHKGTGGRVALAAGSPGLTGAAALAAMAAVRAGAGLVTLGIAAGLNPIMEVKLTEVMTRPLPEETNGIIGLAAVGEIAALAETADVLAVGPGLGRAEETFAAVREIVRSVRCPLVIDADGLNALAGHTEILLETEALAVLTPHPGELARLTGRPLAVINADRLSAARDAAAALAAIVVLKGPGTVIAYPDGEVFINTTGNAALATGGAGDVLTGVIAALVAQGLTSHDAAVAGVFLHGLAGGTASRAGVIGMAAGDLLAALPAAIASLHNT
- a CDS encoding ribbon-helix-helix protein, CopG family: MAELKRIMISIPNSLLQEVDGFIAMEKLSRSQFVREAMRLYIEERKRKAVRDLMRKGYQEMAVINLSLAEEGLTADVEVYEMMPTLLVERE
- a CDS encoding YckD family protein, with the protein product MKKTIAYVTLVAMVLVVAASLVVSAAPAQNPPPGPQRQAITLTDDQKKELAPLYDKMFETRKEIMQKYVDFGYMTQEQADQRAAWMKERMSQGYGPGMMGKGFGRGHGMGKGPGFGQGGRGPCFQQPQQPAANQ
- a CDS encoding rhomboid family intramembrane serine protease, with protein sequence MFPLRDNIPSRAWPLVTVALIAANFYIFYQELLLSDVALGKFINTWGLVPADFIARLVREPLQPATYAPLFANLFLHGGWMHILGNMWYLWIFGDNIEDKLGKIRFLLFYILCGVIANAAQIVVDPGSTIPTVGASGAISGVLGGYLMLFPRARIATLVPLFPIFPILQIPALLFLPLWFFLQLYQGAAALFMAGANIAWWAHIGGFAAGFVLVRIVKA
- the splB gene encoding spore photoproduct lyase, with product MQRFVPARAYFEPASLDYPLGRKLYDSLRSIKVPVQLTGSHNRVTGLPGKTAGEAYREAKRTLVVGVRKSADFATCKPSAHYQLPLNTSCPGMCEYCYLATTLGRRPYLRVYVNIADILAKAGEYIAARAPEITVFEGAATSDPIPTEYLTGLLRTTIEHFGREPLGRFRFVTKHVDVAPLLDAAHNGHTRFRFSLNTAAVIRQYEHRTPGLAERVAAAAQVAGAGYPLGFIIAPIFHYPAWREDYGALFRRLAEALPEAAAQDLTFEFITHRFTKRAKANIAAIFPETGLPMDEEERKYKFGQFGYGKYVYDPAIMRAIGDSMREQADMYFPAAKVEYFV
- the acpS gene encoding holo-ACP synthase, yielding MIVGIGIDIIEIDRIGAAVERDSFVRRVFTAAEREYCDRRGVQRPASYAARFAGKEAVMKAFGTGLSAGTWQDVEILADANGRPTVKLHGCFGELSAKMGVTAVHISLSHAREYAAAQAVLWGGEQP